Proteins found in one Methanospirillum hungatei JF-1 genomic segment:
- a CDS encoding serine/threonine-protein kinase RIO2, which produces MDLSADHIKSLHKYELRILQSIEYLMSRYSWVPEEELVHNSRLSANEVHFRLSKLMEKGMVKYSQVPYPGYCLIFNGYDTLAISHLVKKGIISSLGSCIGEGKESRVYEALGTGPVILKLHRIGQRSFQTVRRGRNYLPEKQHCPWVLASHFSAEQEYLALCTLQNHVRVPTPLLMNRNVIAMTYIAGDRLSDCTLENPREVLDEIIAQVRAAYSRGYIHGDLSEYNVMFDGEEIWIIDWPQWVSPHHENASEILDHDLETITKFFHRRYRISSDMNEVRSLVTGC; this is translated from the coding sequence ATGGACCTTTCTGCAGACCATATCAAATCCCTTCATAAATATGAACTCCGCATTCTCCAGTCAATTGAATACCTCATGAGCAGGTATTCCTGGGTACCGGAAGAGGAACTGGTCCACAACTCCCGCCTTTCTGCCAATGAAGTCCACTTCAGACTTTCAAAACTGATGGAGAAAGGAATGGTTAAGTATTCACAGGTCCCGTATCCCGGGTACTGCCTTATTTTTAACGGATATGATACCCTGGCAATATCTCATCTGGTAAAAAAGGGGATTATCAGTTCACTTGGATCCTGTATCGGTGAGGGCAAGGAGTCACGAGTCTATGAAGCACTCGGAACCGGCCCGGTTATCCTCAAACTGCACCGGATAGGACAGCGATCATTTCAGACAGTTCGGCGGGGAAGAAACTACCTTCCTGAAAAGCAGCATTGTCCCTGGGTGCTTGCATCACATTTCTCTGCCGAACAGGAATACCTCGCCTTGTGCACGCTTCAGAACCATGTCAGGGTCCCAACGCCCCTCCTGATGAACAGAAATGTTATCGCGATGACATATATCGCAGGTGACCGGTTATCTGACTGCACGCTGGAAAATCCGCGGGAAGTTTTGGATGAGATAATTGCCCAGGTCAGGGCAGCATACTCGCGTGGCTACATCCATGGTGACCTGTCAGAGTATAATGTCATGTTTGACGGCGAAGAGATCTGGATCATCGACTGGCCACAATGGGTCTCGCCACATCATGAAAATGCATCCGAAATCCTGGACCATGATCTTGAGACCATCACAAAGTTCTTTCACCGGCGGTACCGGATCTCTTCTGATATGAATGAAGTCAGGAGTCTGGTGACCGGGTGCTGA
- a CDS encoding DUF460 domain-containing protein yields MLIFGIDLITGSVRSRTVQPKYALVLLKDGDIQKELSVSLHRLVRLVHRYQPEILAVDSVQEIAPHTQDLYRFLEQLPSKTKLVVVTGGDRQVGLIQVAARYNITFDRFDPFAEARAAAQVAFHGAGVEVVAFEKETEITITRNRSPGKGGWSQNRYARKIHGNVLRYAREVEQDLQNRGLSYWKKEYKAFGGVSRVTFHVREDRDQIPVSSSRGGDVQIRLSGKHLDRIQYRPLTARPKYLIVGIDPGTTIGIAALDLNGELVKVQSSRQMTMADVIELIWSLGKPIVVASDVVPMPFTVEKIRRAFQAVPYTPRQDISVETKYELAGKYGYGNDHERDALTAAAEAYKYWRHKFSGILKRVPPGVDLDEVRAGIIRGQSLERILSERKVPVRTALEKKPEISLDTTDERVRILDGTVKDLRVLVSDLQQEILSLKRQNQVLSKKIAEMKIERQKGVNAEPEIIKRDQIIQNLKHRLRQEERNNKKLQRRLKRMKETTDELRPQGTRAIKVLPDLSRESVRLLIERVGIQPGDILYVKTLASWGKGIVHDIARNGVEAVIVNEKAADTLSHELRDVFLHENLPVVVSKDMQIQVKGDMGTCDEEKYSEALDDWVCEHDKFLKGKSEEMLESLMKEYLAERERKVK; encoded by the coding sequence GTGCTGATATTCGGAATCGATCTCATAACCGGATCTGTAAGATCCCGGACCGTCCAGCCAAAATATGCATTGGTACTACTCAAGGACGGCGATATTCAAAAAGAACTCTCAGTCTCGCTGCACCGGCTGGTACGGCTGGTTCATCGGTATCAGCCAGAGATCCTTGCGGTTGATTCGGTCCAGGAGATTGCACCCCACACACAGGATCTCTACCGTTTTCTTGAACAGCTTCCGTCAAAGACAAAACTGGTTGTAGTCACCGGAGGAGATCGTCAGGTCGGACTCATCCAGGTAGCTGCACGATATAATATCACCTTTGACCGGTTTGATCCCTTTGCAGAAGCCCGTGCCGCAGCCCAGGTCGCCTTTCACGGGGCTGGTGTGGAAGTTGTTGCATTTGAAAAAGAGACCGAGATTACCATAACCAGAAACAGATCTCCAGGGAAAGGTGGGTGGAGTCAGAACCGGTATGCACGAAAGATTCATGGGAATGTACTCCGGTATGCCCGTGAAGTGGAACAGGACCTGCAGAACCGGGGGCTCTCCTATTGGAAAAAGGAGTATAAAGCCTTTGGCGGTGTGTCCAGGGTAACCTTTCATGTCAGGGAGGACCGTGACCAGATCCCGGTCTCATCCTCGCGGGGCGGTGACGTTCAGATCCGCCTGTCTGGAAAACACCTTGACAGGATCCAATACCGGCCCCTTACCGCACGGCCGAAATATCTCATCGTGGGGATTGATCCCGGTACCACCATCGGGATTGCAGCTCTTGATCTGAACGGAGAACTGGTCAAAGTCCAGAGCTCACGCCAGATGACCATGGCCGATGTCATCGAGCTGATCTGGTCCCTGGGAAAACCGATTGTTGTTGCTTCAGACGTTGTTCCCATGCCCTTTACCGTTGAAAAGATCCGTCGTGCATTCCAGGCTGTCCCCTATACCCCACGTCAGGATATTTCTGTTGAGACAAAGTATGAGCTCGCCGGCAAATACGGATATGGGAATGATCATGAACGTGATGCCCTTACCGCAGCTGCTGAAGCCTACAAGTACTGGCGACATAAATTTTCAGGAATATTAAAACGAGTGCCGCCAGGTGTTGATCTCGATGAGGTTCGTGCCGGTATTATCCGTGGGCAGTCGTTAGAGAGAATCCTCAGTGAAAGAAAAGTGCCGGTTCGGACTGCACTGGAGAAGAAACCGGAAATCAGTCTTGATACAACAGACGAACGGGTCAGGATACTGGACGGGACGGTGAAAGATCTGAGAGTCCTGGTATCGGATCTGCAACAGGAGATCTTATCACTGAAGCGCCAAAACCAGGTATTATCAAAGAAAATAGCCGAAATGAAGATAGAACGGCAAAAGGGAGTCAACGCTGAACCGGAGATCATAAAACGGGATCAGATCATCCAAAACCTCAAGCACCGGCTCAGGCAGGAAGAACGTAACAATAAAAAACTGCAGAGAAGGCTCAAAAGGATGAAAGAGACGACGGATGAACTCCGGCCACAAGGTACCAGGGCGATAAAAGTGCTTCCAGACCTGTCACGTGAGAGTGTGCGTCTGCTTATCGAACGGGTCGGCATCCAGCCAGGAGATATCCTTTATGTCAAGACTCTCGCCTCCTGGGGAAAGGGGATTGTTCATGATATTGCACGAAATGGTGTTGAAGCGGTCATTGTAAACGAAAAAGCAGCGGATACTTTAAGCCATGAACTCCGTGATGTGTTCCTGCATGAGAACCTGCCTGTTGTAGTTTCAAAAGATATGCAGATCCAGGTCAAAGGAGACATGGGAACCTGTGACGAAGAAAAATACTCCGAGGCACTTGATGACTGGGTCTGTGAACATGACAAGTTCCTGAAGGGGAAGAGCGAGGAGATGCTTGAGTCTTTGATGAAGGAATACCTGGCAGAACGTGAACGAAAGGTCAAGTAA
- the thiL gene encoding thiamine-phosphate kinase, which produces MDDRDLLEIIRPVCGSDTCSDDCAILTLPCGALVTSTDMLHERSDFPAGMTGWQIGWMSVAVTISDIAAMGAEPLQIVLAIGLDTEERLAEIVLGAQACCDTYGAVYAGGDLDAHSELTIVSTGVGIIRDGEPVRRGGAKPGDIICVTGTLGRAILGLTGDSRFWKDLCEPQPRVREGTVARLAGAHAMMDISDGLAISLYDIAAESHVGMEISSGRIPLPPEADVQVALEAALYGGGDFELLFFISEEKMKNLTIPVTQIGRVSEGLKITMDGMELPKKGYLHHW; this is translated from the coding sequence ATGGACGATCGTGACCTTCTGGAGATTATAAGACCAGTGTGCGGGAGTGATACCTGTTCTGATGATTGTGCCATACTTACCCTTCCCTGCGGAGCATTGGTCACATCCACGGACATGCTTCACGAACGCTCTGACTTCCCTGCCGGGATGACCGGGTGGCAGATCGGATGGATGTCGGTTGCGGTAACCATATCTGATATCGCCGCAATGGGAGCGGAACCCCTGCAGATCGTGCTCGCCATTGGTCTGGATACAGAGGAGCGTCTGGCAGAGATTGTTCTTGGTGCACAGGCCTGCTGTGATACATATGGGGCTGTGTATGCAGGGGGAGATCTTGACGCACACTCAGAACTTACCATTGTCTCAACCGGAGTCGGGATCATCAGAGATGGAGAGCCGGTCAGGAGGGGTGGTGCAAAACCGGGAGATATCATCTGTGTAACCGGTACCCTTGGAAGAGCCATTTTGGGCCTTACGGGGGACAGCCGGTTCTGGAAAGATCTCTGTGAGCCACAGCCACGAGTCAGAGAGGGGACTGTTGCCCGACTGGCGGGTGCACATGCGATGATGGATATCAGTGACGGACTTGCCATATCTCTCTATGATATCGCAGCAGAATCACATGTGGGAATGGAGATATCATCCGGACGAATCCCACTCCCACCAGAAGCAGATGTACAGGTGGCATTAGAAGCTGCATTATATGGGGGAGGGGACTTTGAACTGCTCTTTTTCATTTCAGAAGAAAAAATGAAGAACCTGACCATTCCTGTAACACAGATCGGCCGGGTATCAGAAGGCCTTAAAATTACAATGGATGGGATGGAACTCCCGAAAAAAGGGTACCTTCACCATTGGTAG
- a CDS encoding tetratricopeptide repeat protein has translation MSNYYTLKFLKCILFTTLITGYLLFAGCVDDKPIDVTNISTNLTIQAEDKEQNGSAMEALSLYDAAIRLNSSDAGLWLKTADLLFNESMNTEAIIGYSHVLTLDSENSSALIGRGAVYARNGDLMSALADLKNATAFHPRNAQAHAGLGDIYSALNETEQALREYGIAINLSPKNYEFHVKKAELLYDSGRYNEAAKEYDNALKLNLKDARSWKRLGEMLRLSNRLEEAAVAYKQLNTLIPDNPDNLFIEAELLEKTGKYKESREIYAQLVKDDPKNVDLLVALARVQNVLGEFDESAAISRSALMVNQSNADVWANLGFSYANLKKFDASFDAFNQSLKIQPNDPITITNVGFLLMQSGRYQDALYRFENATMIDPDDPATWMQKARAELALGKRDDAQRSATRATKLAPYSYDAWYLLGDVAAVNKQYDVAKEAFETALQINPMKEDAFKYLVEVMRQLNQAYDTIHYYDRAIAENPDIPIAWMRKGYAADLASEYGISEDAYAQVVRISPQSTEGWTNLGFARFQQGNYYGAIDAFNESLKIDPNQSVYYVNRGAAYQKIDLLDNAYKDFSKALELNPDNRDALYGMGKTLYKMGKVQEAFPYFKKIGENLYIARVYDSLYQGVTYFSNNWNYWRYSYQW, from the coding sequence ATGTCGAATTATTATACTCTGAAATTTCTGAAGTGTATACTTTTTACTACACTTATTACTGGATATCTTCTGTTTGCTGGATGTGTAGATGATAAACCAATTGATGTTACGAATATCTCTACAAATCTTACGATCCAGGCAGAGGATAAAGAACAGAATGGTAGTGCAATGGAGGCTTTGTCCCTCTATGATGCGGCAATCAGGCTGAATTCATCTGATGCAGGTCTCTGGCTGAAGACCGCAGATCTTTTATTCAATGAATCAATGAACACCGAGGCAATTATCGGCTATTCTCATGTTCTGACCCTAGACTCTGAAAACAGCTCGGCACTCATCGGGAGAGGTGCAGTCTATGCCAGGAATGGAGATCTGATGAGTGCCCTGGCTGATTTAAAGAATGCAACGGCTTTTCATCCCCGGAATGCACAGGCTCATGCAGGTCTTGGAGATATTTACTCTGCACTGAATGAAACAGAACAGGCACTCCGGGAATATGGGATTGCCATTAACCTGAGTCCGAAAAATTACGAGTTTCATGTGAAAAAGGCAGAACTGTTGTATGACTCGGGTCGATATAATGAAGCCGCTAAAGAGTATGACAATGCCTTAAAGCTCAATTTGAAAGATGCCAGATCATGGAAGCGTCTTGGTGAGATGCTCCGGTTGTCAAACCGTCTGGAAGAGGCAGCGGTTGCTTATAAACAACTCAATACCCTGATTCCTGATAATCCTGATAATCTGTTTATTGAGGCCGAACTCCTTGAGAAAACTGGAAAATACAAAGAGTCGAGGGAAATTTATGCACAGCTGGTCAAGGATGATCCAAAGAATGTTGATCTCCTCGTGGCTTTAGCCAGGGTTCAGAATGTTCTAGGGGAGTTTGATGAATCAGCAGCCATTTCACGCAGCGCCCTCATGGTAAACCAGAGTAATGCCGATGTATGGGCAAATCTTGGTTTTTCATATGCCAACCTGAAGAAATTTGATGCATCTTTTGATGCGTTTAATCAATCATTGAAAATTCAGCCGAATGATCCTATTACTATCACGAATGTCGGATTTTTACTGATGCAGTCCGGACGGTATCAGGATGCTCTGTACCGGTTTGAGAACGCAACCATGATTGATCCTGATGATCCGGCAACCTGGATGCAGAAAGCACGTGCTGAACTTGCACTTGGGAAACGGGATGATGCACAGCGGTCTGCTACCCGTGCAACCAAACTCGCTCCGTATTCGTATGATGCCTGGTACCTTCTCGGTGATGTAGCAGCAGTGAATAAGCAGTATGATGTTGCAAAGGAAGCATTCGAGACGGCTCTTCAGATTAATCCGATGAAAGAAGACGCATTCAAGTATCTGGTAGAAGTCATGCGTCAATTAAACCAGGCATATGATACCATTCATTACTATGATCGGGCAATCGCAGAAAATCCCGATATTCCGATTGCATGGATGAGAAAAGGGTATGCCGCTGATCTTGCAAGTGAATATGGGATCAGTGAGGATGCATACGCCCAGGTTGTCAGGATCTCTCCACAAAGTACTGAAGGATGGACAAATCTCGGATTTGCACGATTTCAGCAGGGTAATTATTATGGGGCTATCGATGCCTTTAATGAGTCTTTGAAGATTGATCCAAATCAGTCGGTGTATTATGTGAACCGGGGTGCTGCATATCAGAAGATCGATCTCCTGGATAATGCATATAAAGACTTTTCAAAAGCCCTTGAATTGAACCCTGATAACCGGGATGCACTCTATGGAATGGGAAAGACCCTGTACAAAATGGGAAAAGTCCAGGAGGCATTCCCCTATTTCAAGAAGATTGGAGAGAATCTCTATATAGCCAGGGTCTATGATTCCCTCTATCAGGGAGTGACATATTTCTCCAATAACTGGAACTACTGGCGGTATTCCTACCAATGGTGA
- a CDS encoding PKD domain-containing protein translates to MTSARWRYLLGFFIIMIILCTMVQAAYTLKPSMLPSPPGFTRGCHPSYDEFVVSTLAADFTSDRTEGDAPLRVRFYDISYGFADARLWDFGDGNTSTEKNPVHTYREPGKYDVSLTVYSNYSYETPMDEYLNTSRGQLTDFMWGSTDRELDYITVHERGSGVRQEVPEGWYPEPRNRVEMPSGADGAIGSASFKANEITLYNSSQGYLTERGYKETLDINGAYYLVKSVPYNTGF, encoded by the coding sequence ATGACATCAGCCAGGTGGAGATACCTTCTTGGATTTTTTATTATTATGATAATACTGTGCACGATGGTGCAGGCAGCATACACATTAAAACCATCCATGCTTCCTTCTCCACCCGGTTTTACCCGTGGTTGTCACCCGTCATATGATGAGTTTGTTGTCTCAACGCTTGCTGCTGATTTTACCTCAGACCGGACAGAAGGGGATGCGCCACTCAGAGTACGGTTTTATGATATCAGTTATGGATTTGCAGATGCCCGACTCTGGGACTTTGGTGACGGGAATACGTCAACTGAGAAAAACCCCGTCCATACCTATCGTGAACCAGGGAAATATGACGTCTCGCTGACCGTGTATTCTAATTACTCATATGAAACCCCGATGGATGAGTATCTGAATACCAGCAGGGGCCAGCTGACCGATTTCATGTGGGGAAGTACTGATCGTGAACTGGATTACATCACCGTCCATGAACGGGGATCCGGCGTCAGGCAGGAAGTTCCTGAAGGATGGTACCCGGAGCCCCGAAATCGGGTGGAGATGCCCTCAGGAGCAGATGGTGCGATCGGGAGTGCCTCATTTAAAGCAAATGAAATTACCCTGTATAACAGTTCTCAGGGGTATCTGACCGAGCGTGGATATAAAGAAACCCTTGATATTAACGGGGCATATTATCTGGTAAAAAGTGTCCCCTATAATACCGGATTTTAA
- the ppsA gene encoding phosphoenolpyruvate synthase, whose product MTGVPDILWLEEIRKEDIPSVGGKGASLGEMASIGLPVPPAFVVTSQAFRRFLVQTGLEEPLYKILESLNVDDNDALESAAQKAKDLVLQAKMPEDLKSEIGIAYEKLSRTGDVVAARSSATAEDLPDASFAGQQETILNIKGIEHLLKGIHECWASLYGARAIYYRAKQGFDHHSVNIAVVVQQLIPSEKAGVMFTSHPVTGEPLAIIEGSWGLGEAVVSGAVSPDNYVFDRRLERTIDRLISPKMIEIVADGTYGTITRNVEKSRQEQQILSDDEVKRLATYGIVSEEHYGVPQDMEWAIVGDKIYILQSRPITTIKGATGMKKETKAGSADTVILQGQGASPGIASGPVIIIEDVKDIGKVKEGDIMVTRMTNPDMVPAMRKVAAIVTDEGGMTCHAAIVSRELGTPAVVGTRKATQTLTDGQVITVDGEKGLIYDGVIAQQTPDAGTAKVQIASAPAKIITATSVKVNVSMPEAAQRAAATGADGVGLLRIEHLILGLNKTPNWYIQNHREEEFITELMNGIKVVLDAFPGKPVWVRTLDAPTDEFRNMQGGENEPIEHNPMLGWRGIRRDLQSPAQFRLQIDTFKRLWDLGYDNLGIMFPMVSHPREFIQAKELFRQAGVDVENVDLGIMIEIPASAVLVEDFIKAGIKFASFGTNDLIQYTIAIDRNNENVTDMYWPKHPAVLALIDQAIQACRKGGVEVSICGQAGSEPDMVTWLVEHGITSVSSNIDAIAKIRETVARTEQRIILDAARRPYGC is encoded by the coding sequence ATGACGGGAGTTCCAGATATTCTTTGGCTTGAGGAGATCCGTAAAGAGGATATTCCATCAGTTGGCGGAAAAGGTGCCTCACTTGGGGAGATGGCCTCTATCGGGCTTCCGGTTCCCCCTGCTTTTGTCGTTACCAGCCAGGCATTCAGACGATTTTTAGTCCAGACAGGGCTTGAAGAGCCACTCTATAAAATTCTGGAATCATTGAATGTGGATGATAATGATGCGCTTGAATCTGCGGCACAAAAGGCCAAGGATCTGGTCCTTCAGGCAAAGATGCCAGAAGACCTCAAGAGCGAGATAGGGATCGCATATGAAAAACTCTCCAGGACAGGTGATGTCGTAGCTGCCCGGTCGAGCGCGACTGCAGAGGATCTTCCTGATGCAAGTTTCGCCGGGCAGCAGGAGACGATCCTGAACATTAAAGGGATTGAACACCTTCTGAAAGGAATCCATGAATGCTGGGCCTCACTCTATGGTGCCCGTGCCATTTATTACCGGGCAAAGCAGGGGTTTGATCACCATTCTGTGAATATTGCGGTGGTAGTACAGCAGCTGATTCCTTCTGAAAAAGCAGGAGTAATGTTCACCTCCCATCCGGTGACCGGTGAACCATTAGCCATCATCGAGGGATCCTGGGGACTTGGAGAAGCCGTTGTATCAGGAGCAGTATCACCAGACAATTACGTCTTTGATCGGAGACTTGAGCGGACAATTGACCGGCTCATCTCTCCAAAAATGATCGAGATCGTCGCTGATGGTACGTATGGGACCATCACACGAAATGTGGAGAAGTCACGGCAGGAACAGCAGATCCTCTCTGATGATGAGGTGAAAAGACTTGCAACCTATGGTATTGTCTCTGAAGAGCATTACGGGGTTCCTCAGGACATGGAATGGGCGATTGTGGGGGATAAGATATACATCCTTCAGTCCCGCCCTATCACAACCATCAAAGGTGCAACAGGCATGAAGAAAGAAACAAAAGCAGGTTCTGCTGATACGGTTATCCTTCAGGGTCAGGGTGCATCTCCAGGGATTGCCAGCGGTCCGGTTATCATCATTGAGGATGTCAAAGATATCGGAAAGGTAAAAGAAGGTGACATCATGGTCACCCGCATGACCAATCCTGATATGGTCCCGGCGATGCGTAAAGTTGCAGCCATTGTCACTGATGAGGGAGGAATGACCTGTCATGCAGCCATCGTCTCCCGTGAACTCGGGACACCGGCAGTCGTAGGAACACGAAAAGCTACCCAAACCCTTACCGACGGACAGGTCATCACCGTTGATGGTGAGAAAGGCCTCATCTATGACGGGGTAATCGCCCAGCAGACTCCTGACGCAGGAACTGCGAAGGTCCAGATCGCCTCGGCACCCGCCAAGATTATAACAGCAACATCTGTCAAGGTCAATGTCTCAATGCCTGAGGCCGCCCAGCGTGCCGCCGCAACCGGTGCTGACGGTGTGGGGCTTCTTCGGATTGAACATCTTATCCTTGGCCTCAATAAAACCCCCAACTGGTATATCCAGAACCACCGGGAAGAGGAGTTCATCACAGAACTTATGAACGGAATCAAGGTCGTCCTTGATGCATTCCCCGGAAAACCGGTATGGGTCAGGACTCTTGACGCACCGACCGACGAGTTTAGAAACATGCAGGGCGGGGAGAACGAACCTATTGAGCACAACCCCATGCTTGGATGGCGAGGAATCCGCAGGGATCTTCAAAGCCCGGCACAGTTCAGACTTCAGATTGATACCTTCAAACGGCTGTGGGACCTTGGATATGATAACCTTGGTATCATGTTCCCGATGGTATCTCATCCCCGTGAGTTTATTCAGGCTAAGGAACTCTTCAGACAGGCCGGCGTAGATGTCGAAAATGTCGACCTTGGTATCATGATCGAGATTCCGGCTAGTGCAGTCCTTGTTGAGGATTTCATCAAGGCAGGGATCAAATTTGCATCATTCGGAACCAATGACCTGATCCAGTACACCATCGCCATTGACCGGAACAATGAGAATGTCACCGATATGTACTGGCCAAAACACCCTGCAGTCCTTGCCCTGATTGATCAGGCGATCCAGGCCTGCCGGAAAGGAGGAGTAGAAGTTTCAATCTGCGGGCAGGCAGGAAGTGAACCTGACATGGTCACCTGGCTTGTTGAACACGGCATCACAAGCGTCTCATCCAATATCGATGCAATTGCCAAGATCCGCGAGACCGTTGCACGGACCGAGCAACGGATCATCCTTGATGCGGCGAGAAGACCTTATGGATGCTGA
- the mfnA gene encoding tyrosine decarboxylase MfnA — protein MDAEGLSTDELFCFLQAKRNEDFSYSHILSSMCTTPHPVAVQAHNLFMETNLGDPGLFPGTATLEDRLIRWFADLYHEPSAGGCTTSGGTESNIQVLRFCKKTKNVKEPNIIVPASAHFSFEKACGMMDIEMRVVPVDEQYRMKTDAAGELIDKNTCCIVGVAGTTEYGMTDPIPALGKLAEQEGVHLHVDAAFGGYVLPFLDDAPPFDFSVPGVGSIAVDPHKMGLSTIPSGVLMVRDERVFCNLLVETPYLTTKQAYSLTGTRPGASVAAAYAVMAYLGRKGMKALVTGCMENTRRMIEGMEAFGVHRKVTPDVNVATFEHVSVPSPWVVSYTRKGDLRIVCMPHVTRDVVEAFLSDFGESYVSHIS, from the coding sequence ATGGATGCTGAAGGGCTCTCAACCGACGAACTTTTTTGTTTTTTACAGGCGAAGCGGAATGAGGACTTTTCCTATTCGCATATCCTCTCCTCCATGTGTACAACACCCCATCCGGTAGCGGTACAGGCACATAACCTCTTTATGGAGACAAACCTTGGAGATCCCGGGTTATTTCCGGGTACGGCCACCCTTGAGGACCGGCTGATCCGGTGGTTTGCAGATCTCTACCATGAGCCATCTGCTGGCGGATGCACAACGTCCGGGGGAACTGAGTCAAATATCCAGGTGCTGAGATTTTGTAAGAAAACAAAAAATGTGAAGGAACCAAATATCATCGTCCCCGCGTCGGCACACTTCTCATTTGAGAAGGCATGCGGGATGATGGATATTGAGATGAGGGTGGTCCCGGTAGACGAACAATACCGGATGAAGACCGATGCAGCAGGAGAACTCATCGATAAGAATACCTGCTGTATTGTTGGTGTTGCCGGAACCACGGAGTACGGGATGACCGACCCTATCCCGGCCCTTGGAAAATTGGCTGAACAGGAGGGAGTCCATCTCCATGTGGATGCGGCGTTTGGCGGATATGTCCTCCCCTTTCTTGATGATGCCCCCCCCTTTGATTTTTCAGTCCCCGGAGTTGGATCCATCGCAGTAGATCCACACAAAATGGGATTAAGCACCATACCGTCCGGAGTCCTGATGGTGCGTGATGAGCGGGTCTTTTGTAATCTCCTGGTGGAGACACCATACCTCACCACAAAGCAGGCATACAGCCTGACCGGAACACGACCTGGTGCATCGGTGGCTGCAGCATATGCCGTTATGGCCTATCTTGGACGAAAAGGGATGAAGGCTCTTGTCACCGGCTGTATGGAGAATACCAGGCGGATGATTGAAGGCATGGAGGCATTTGGTGTTCACAGAAAGGTTACCCCGGATGTCAATGTTGCAACTTTTGAGCATGTCAGTGTTCCCTCCCCTTGGGTGGTCTCATACACACGGAAAGGCGACCTTCGTATCGTCTGTATGCCTCATGTCACCCGCGATGTTGTGGAAGCATTCCTGTCAGATTTTGGAGAATCATATGTATCCCATATTAGTTAA
- the hpt gene encoding hypoxanthine/guanine phosphoribosyltransferase, which translates to MYPILVNSLLTCPIVKKGEYNYFVHPITDGIPDIDPGLLREIAVGMIRLLDLTDVKYIVTAEAMGIPIATAISLMTDIPVNIIRKRKYGLPGECDVCQVTGYSKGEMYINGICTGDRIVIVDDVISTGGTMNGIIKSLQSIGAEIADIGFVIKKGNPSLKLPYSYLVSIEVTDRVRIIDQSF; encoded by the coding sequence ATGTATCCCATATTAGTTAATTCACTTCTTACCTGCCCGATTGTTAAAAAGGGCGAATATAACTATTTTGTCCATCCCATCACTGATGGAATACCAGATATCGATCCTGGCCTGCTTCGGGAGATTGCCGTTGGTATGATCCGTCTTCTGGATCTTACTGATGTGAAATATATCGTGACCGCAGAGGCCATGGGAATACCGATTGCAACTGCTATCTCCCTCATGACCGATATACCGGTGAACATCATCAGGAAACGGAAATACGGCCTTCCTGGTGAGTGTGATGTCTGCCAGGTCACCGGGTACTCGAAGGGTGAGATGTATATCAACGGGATCTGTACAGGGGATCGTATCGTCATCGTTGATGATGTCATCAGCACCGGGGGGACCATGAACGGGATTATCAAATCTCTCCAGAGTATTGGTGCAGAGATCGCAGATATCGGCTTTGTGATTAAGAAAGGAAATCCCAGTCTGAAGCTCCCCTACTCCTATCTGGTCTCCATAGAAGTGACCGACCGGGTGAGGATCATTGATCAGTCTTTCTGA